A stretch of Brassica napus cultivar Da-Ae chromosome C6, Da-Ae, whole genome shotgun sequence DNA encodes these proteins:
- the LOC106431639 gene encoding uncharacterized protein LOC106431639 has translation MSGDSVPPPPQPPKESFARRYKYVWPLLLTVNLAVGGYLFLTPKKKVIDSSSEEIAGKSGSASVTVEKPAPSAVVAEPVVVKAREPIPEMQQRELFKWILEEKRKVKPRNAEDKKKIDAEKAILKQFIGSKTIPTL, from the exons ATGAGTGGTGACTctgttcctcctcctcctcagccTCCGAAGGAATCATTCGCTCGACGGTACAAATATGTCTGGCCTCTTCTCCTCACCGTTAATCTCGCCGTCGGAG GCTACCTTTTCTTGACGCCTAAGAAAAAGGTTATCGATTCTTCAAGTGAAGAGATTGCTGGTAAATCAGGTTCAGCTTCTGTTACCGTGGAAAAGCCTGCGCCTTCTGCAGTGGTTGCAGAGCCAGTGGTGGTCAAGGCACGTGAGCCTATACCGGAGATGCAACAACGTGAGCTCTTCAAATGGATCTTGGAGGAGAAAAGAAAAGTGAAACCGAGAAATGCGGAAGATAAGAAAAAGATTGATGCAGAAAAAGCCATTCTGAAACAATTCATTGGATCCAAAACCATTCCTACTCTATGA